AGTCCATTGGGCGTCAGGCGTTAGTCATCGAGCGCGGAGTTTCAGATGTTGTTGACGTTCCCTCATGTGCGACCATCGAGCAGGTGATGCCTGTGAGTGGCATGGCCATTGAGCCAAGTGTGTTGGCACCTACTCCAACTCCAAATCCAAATGCTTTCTTCGCGAAGGAACTTTGTGACTTGCTCGCAGCGTGGAGGTTGCTAGACCTGGTTTGGGCAGGTCGATTGCTTGCCTCCTGACGGGAACGCCAATAAGTGGCAAACAAaagaagatgggcaaaggcaagAGTCGCGTCATAGGCAAGGCGTCTCTGGTTGCTTGATGGATGATCTTCGGCCTCTCGGCTTGTCCTTTTGGATTGGGAGGTGCATGATGTCTTGTATCGTTGGTGTTTTTGTTGAGATTCACTTGGCGTAGTGATAGTGGGTTTGTGGATGTTGTTCATTTGGAGAGTTTGGCAAGGGCCGACTATGCGGTTGGGGAATTTCTTGCCATATGAGTAGTTAGTCCGTGCTCTATTTGTGTAGGTTTTCGCTCGGTTTTTCttaaattaactgggcaattctcttctttttAATTAATCGAATAGGCAAAACTTTTGCCtcgatttaaaaaatatatatactaatCCCAGCAGCTTTGGACACGCGGCGGCGCGCCACTGCGCAGGTGATGGAATCGCTGAGCTGAGAGTCCAGGTTTCCCTTGCATGCGTGTGGCAGCAACAGGAATCTGAGGAAGGAATACACACAACAGCGGCAGCAAGCAGCACGGAAGAAAGGAATGAGGCCCGATCACAGCGACAGCGCCACTTTTCTCTTGCTGCTAGGAGCGTCTGAAATTTTTACCGCGGAGCCGAGGAAGGTAGGCACCTGCTAGCCAGCTAGGCCCTCCATGGATCCCTATCCCCGCCGGCGAAGCAAGCAATCCCCTCCATCTTCCTCCCGCTCACGTATTCGTGTTCCTTTTTTCGTTCCCTGCTGTACTTCCCCTCCATTATTTTTCCCTTTCAAGCTCATGGGCATCGCTGGAGGTGCTCCGCCGATCGACGCTTCCCGCCATATTTATACCCGCGCGCGCGCAAAACGGCCATGCCCATACCAACTTCAAAGTCCTGCTCTTGTTCTGTTTTGGACTGAGCGTAGCGAGACACCATGGGTTCCTGGTCGAGAGCCGCTCTGGTGCTCGCGCTGCCTCTCCTTTGCTTCCTGTCAGGTACGCATTTCACTTGCAGATCTGCTCCAGTTCTATTGATCGGCACTCACTGTCGACCTTGTTTCCCGTCAGAATTTTGACGCACGTAATTCGTGTCCACGCAGGCGCGACGACGCGTGCGGAGTCGGCCAGGATGTTCACCATCATCAACAAGTGCGAGGCGACGGTGTGGCCGGCGGTGACGCCCGGGGACAGCTTCGGCGGGGGCGGGTTCGAGCTCAAGACGGGGCAGTCGGCCGTCTTCACGGCGCCGCCGGCGTGGTCGGGCCGCATCTGGGGCCGCACGGACTGCGCCTTCGACCAGGCCGGCACCGGCAAGTGCGCCACGGGCTCCTGCGGCGCGGCCCTCAAGTGCGGCGCGTCCGGCGACCCGCCGGCGAGCCTGGCCGAGTTCACGATCGCCTCCCCCGACTTCTACGACGTGAGCCTCGTGGACGGCTTCAACTTGCCCATCACGGTGACCCCCGTGAACGGGCGCGGCAACTGCTCGGTGGCCGGGTGCGACGGCGACCTCCGGGAGACCTGCCCCGCCGAGCTCTCCGTGAAGGGCCCCAACGGGAAGACCGCGGCGTGCCGGAGCGCCTGCGACGTGTTCAACACCGACCAGTACTGCTGCCGCGGCAAGTTCGGGGGCCCGTCCACGTGCCCGCCCACGCCATACTCCAAGAAGTTCAAGGAGGCCTGCCCGTCCGCCTACAGCTACGCCTACGACGACCCCAGCAGCCTCTTCCAGTGCTCCGGCGCCGACTACGTCGTCACCTTCTGCGCAAACAGGTGACGCCATTAATCAAATTCCTGTGATCTTTACACTTGAGACTCCGAGTTTCCATATTTGGGTACCAATGCATACATTCTTGTGTGTCTACCAGGAAGCAGTCGGTGTGCACGCACCACAACAACAAGCTCGAGTGCGGTGGCTCAAGCCGACGCCTGCCGATCATGCCCACCATGGCGCTGCTGGTGCTGCTCGTCAGCTTTGTGGCGCTGCAGGTTCCCATGTGATTCAGGACAACAAATTTTAAGGTGGATTCTCGGTATTTCTTCGGAGTTTGGAGAGGAAACGTTAGCGATCTTTTTTTCTTACCTGTGTTTTCAATCGGCCCTGGTGTGAATGGAGGCGTGGCCACAGCATGCAGTACACAATGGTTCGTGTGAACTTTTTTAGTGGACCGGCTCTTGCCAAATGTAAATAGTGCGCAAATGTAAGAAAATGTTCACTCAAAATGTTCTTCCATGGAAATAAGCAGTTTGATCACACAAGGCGGCAATGAGAAACATAGTGAGGGCATTGCATTATCGCCAGCCTGAGCTTCAAAAAGCAAAGCCACTGATTTATTCTTGTTTCAAGAAATTTGGCTAAGTAAGAAAATTGTTTGATTTGATTTGGTCGGGGTGCACCAGGCCTAGGCAGTAGTGCAACACCTAGATGACACATCAGGGTCCTAGCAGCAAGCTACTATGGTGGGCCCTTCCCcataaaaaataaatttaatatcATTGTGGGCATGTAGCCCACATATCAGATATTAAACTGATAAGAGCACATACTACACTTGATCTTAGCCAAAAGACCGAGAAAGGTATGCTTTGACATTGCCCTGAGTCTCCTTTTATTGCTTCCTCGACCGACTATGCCACTTGTCCAGGCGATGTGGGATTAAACGTGAATCAGAGTTGAGAGTTTTGCAGTATGCTTTGGCAGCGTGCCTCTCTGTCTGTGCTTCCCCGTATTTGGGTTTATAAGGGCATGGCCATCGCTCCAGGGTGGACCGCTGCCCCACGGATCCACGTCGGGCGAGCTGCTGTCGtggaaaagagaagaaaaaagacgGTCGCTTGCAGAGCCAAACGGGATCTTGCAGAAGAGGTTGCTCCCTTGCTGAAAAAGGCTGATGGAAAGGACAAACTGGAGGAGAGAGAACTTAAAATAAGAGGAAAAACGAGCCATGGAGTAAAAAGTAGTGACAGGGAGAGAGATAGGTGGACCACTAGAAGAGCTACTGCTTCGGATGGGTAGGAGATGTTCATTCGGTGGCCTCATTAATTTTTTCCTTAGGTGGAGGCTGAAACCACACCGGGGTGATGCCCCCATAGTTCATGCCCTAAGAAGTCCGGGAAGAATTTTGTAGCCCACATGGCTGAACGTTGGTTTTCGCTGAAGGGCTGCgcaaaacgggccggcccattaacaTGCCTCAAGCGGATGTGAAAAATTTGATGAAGAATATTAGCAAGCGCATGGACTCGAGGGAAAATCCTATTCGCTGCTCGCTGCGGCGAACTGTTGAGCAATCGCACATAAGCAGCGCAGCGAGCGACATATATGGGCCGGCCCACTTATACATAGTGCCtccaaccggttttgggaaccttctagaaggttccctgaagCGGGTTTTTTTTCCTGTATCGTTTTTTCTGGTTCTTTTCGGCTTTCTATtggtttttatttctcttttttcgtTCATTCCTtgtctgtttttttagtttctcttccttttctttatgtttttttttcaaaatttcacaactttgcaaaatttgttcgcatatttaataaaaatgttcatattttcaatTTTTGTACGTGAGTTTCAATAGATGTTCCTATTTCAAAGTTTGTttacaaatttcaaaaaaatgttcgtgtttgaaATTTTTGTTCGTGAGTTTCGTAAATGTTCCCGTTTCAAAAATTTGTTCAcacatttcaaattttgtttgggagtttcaaaaatattttaaacaatgttttttattttcaaaaatatttcacGAGATTGAAAAATGTTCCCGTTTGAactttgttcacaaatttcaaaaaaatttcggAATTTTGAAAAAACGTTCGCAATATTTTAAACAATGTTTAGTTTAAAACATGTTCTTGTTTCCTAACATTATTTGCATTTTTTGAAATATTTGAGTatttccaaattttgttcacaatttttaaaagTGTTCGCGGTTCCAATTTTTTGTTCGGAATTTGATGAAAAGTTCcatttttcaatttttgttcataGTATCCAAAAATATTCGTAGTTAAACTTTTTTGTTCAGAATTTCATGAAAATTGTCGTTTTTTCAAAAATttgttcaaaaatttgaaaaatgtttgctgTTTAAAATTTGGTCGTGTATTCAAAAAAATACTCCTGATGTTGAACATgtgttcaaaaattcagaaaatgctTGCATATTTCAAAACATACACTAATTTGTAATTGTTccgaatttaaaaaaatgttcccatttttaaAATTTGAGCACCAATTTTAGAAGCGtttgagtttaaaaaaatgtttgtatttTCAAAAAGATATCCAAAATTAAGGAAATGTTCCTTCTTGTTTGAAATATCATAGATTCAAAGATTGTTCACACTTTCCAAAAATGTTCAGGTTATTAGAAAATTGTtcagaaattaaaaaatgttcccattttcaaattttgttcaggatTGAAGTTTTTAGAAATTGTTCAGAAATTTATAAACGTTccagttttcaaattttgtttacaATTTAAAAAATGGTTGCACTTTTTAAAACATTATACATTTCCAAAATAGCCTTTGAAAAAAGCACTATCAGGAGATCTTCGGTTTGATGCCTCATTGGGGCTTTAGCATTTGCGAATCTGCTACACTTTTGCCGCTGTCGACAATTTCTTTTAGGGTTGCGCTGCTAATTTAGCACAACACCTTGTCTAGCGCTAACAATAAAGTACAGTAGCAGATCCTTTTTTTAAAATTTGCCAAAAAATTCTTGGAAAAAAGGTTTGAACATATTTTCTGATAAAATTTCTTTTCAGCTGTTTTTCACCTCGCGGAcgacaaatgggccggcccaagtgtgCGCTCCTGTGCGGCACGTCGACTCTTTGACGCAAGAAGCGGCACATAGGAGCTCCCTGGACTCACCTCGCAACTGTTTGTCAGTAAAGCGTAGCGCTAACAATAAAGTACAGTAGCAGATCCTTTTTTTTTAATTTGCCAAAAAATTCTTGGAAAAAAGGTTTGAACATATTTTCTGATAAAATTTCTTTTCAGCTGTTTTTCACCTCGCGGAcgacaaatgggccggcccaagtgtgCGCCACTGTGCGGCACGTCGACTCTTTGACGCAAGAAGCATCACATAGGAGCTCCCTGGAGTCGAGTTCCCGACCTCACGTCGAAACAAAACACAGCTAGCTAGTCCACCTCGCAACTGTTTGTCAGTAAAGCGTAGCGCTAACAATAAAGTACAGTAGCAGatcctttttttttcaaatttgccaAAAATCCTTGGAAAAAAGGTTTGAACATATTTTATGATAAAATGTGAATACTATTTCAAAATAATGAAACCAATTTTGAATTTCAATCTTTTTGAAAATCGAACAATTTTTTAAACAGTGAATTAAAATACATATTGAACATTTTGTTAATATACGGTGCATATTATTCAAATACACACCGAAGATTTTTTTTAATatggtgaatattttttaaatgcaaGCTAAACAAATTTTCTATACACGATGAAACATTTTTTTGTACACAGTGAGCATTTTTTCAAtttatgttgaacattttttcaatgtagTGAAATTTTATGAAAGGTGAAAAAGTTAAACATGAAGAAAAAATGTACTCATGAAAATATTTCAAAAAATAAAGCAAAATTTAAATTCTGAACATTTAAAAAATGAATTtatgaaaaaatacaaaaaaaaactggaaaaagatAAAGTAAGCAGAAACaggaaaaagggaaaataaaaaaaagtagcaaaaaaaaaataaaaaaaccattAAAAACAATGAAAAAAGAGAGTAAAAAAATTGGTTCAGGGCTGTCGGCTTGAAGTGGGCCGGCCGTGCAGTTCCCTCGCTAGCTTCGCTTTCAGCTAAGCTGCATCTGTTTGCCGCACACGCGCGGCAAATAGGATTCGCTAGTATAAACGCACTGGATGATGTTGGCCTTTGGTTATGCTAGTGCTGTACATACCTATAGCTGAGCTTATTACTTCTCTCTAAAAAAACTCAGCTTATTAAAGAAACTGCATCTGACCTGATATAGATTATCTTAAGCTCATCTCCAATGCAATGGCTAAGGTGCACGCCATGGTTTCTGAATCATAACGAAATGAGACTGCTTTCGGTTTGAGCGTGTATATTAATATAAAAAACTATGCCACTTGTTTGCATTACTAGATGACACGGAGTTCAGGAGCATCTTCAATAGTTCATGTCAACTACTCTCtacattcacaaatataagatattTGAATATTTTAATATGGGCTACATCTAAACTGAAATAAGTAAACAAATACACTAAAATGTATCTATGTACATCCGATTTAAAAATAATTcgaacatcttatatttatgaacaaAGGAGTATGTGTAAGGGTTATCACTTGTCACATCCGCCTTGATGATACCGAGAAGAGAATGAGCCACAGCAAGGAGAAAGTTGGTTAAGATGTTTAGTAAGCAATAAATGATTTTTGTTTATTAATATCACAAAGGAGACACATGCACCCGATGAACAAACGTTGAAACCAAGGTGCATCCTTAGTTGAAGTCATAGATCCGTGTGGAAATTTGCACTTTACTTTGAGCCATTTGAAACACTTGTAATGATTGATTGTATTTTTACCAGAATTAAAGTTTTAaatttttgcaggttatttttaaGGCCACCAGTTGGATCCATACATGCACtattaggaaaaggcctactaatggcaaactggttttgcctactaatggcgcactaccgatgcgccattagtaccacacctctagtattttttactaatgtcgcaccactggtgcgccattagtatctggtatactaatggcgcaccaagcaatGCGTCATTAGTATGTAAGACTatgcgtcattagtatgcctcccggggggccatacgtaaccatgtgctttgtcatactaatggcgcactctgaggtgatgcgccattagtatcctttgacatactaatggcgcaccgggaggtgatgcgccattagtatgaatatttggttttttttacttttctgatttttgcacaggttacaaaatatattattggataa
Above is a window of Triticum aestivum cultivar Chinese Spring chromosome 6B, IWGSC CS RefSeq v2.1, whole genome shotgun sequence DNA encoding:
- the LOC123133859 gene encoding pathogenesis-related thaumatin-like protein 3.5; translation: MGSWSRAALVLALPLLCFLSGATTRAESARMFTIINKCEATVWPAVTPGDSFGGGGFELKTGQSAVFTAPPAWSGRIWGRTDCAFDQAGTGKCATGSCGAALKCGASGDPPASLAEFTIASPDFYDVSLVDGFNLPITVTPVNGRGNCSVAGCDGDLRETCPAELSVKGPNGKTAACRSACDVFNTDQYCCRGKFGGPSTCPPTPYSKKFKEACPSAYSYAYDDPSSLFQCSGADYVVTFCANRKQSVCTHHNNKLECGGSSRRLPIMPTMALLVLLVSFVALQVPM